In the Gammaproteobacteria bacterium genome, GTGCACAGACAGCCAAAGCGCGTGTTGACGATCCACAGTTCGTTGTCGCGATCGTAGGCCATCTCGTGGATGTCGATGTCGCCGGTGACGTGGATGCGGCGCGGAAGATAACAGGCATCGTGCTTGCCGGCGGGTTCCAGCTTGGGCGCGACCGCGGGTACGTTGCGGTAATACCAGACGGTGTTGGTGCCGCCGATGGTCAGACGCGCAGCGTCGGCCGCGATGCCCATCGGCCGCATGAACGAACGAAAGTGCGTATTCAGCGCGCCGCCATCGGCACGCACGAGAATGACCTTGCCGGCCTGATACGTCGATACGACCAGACTGATCCCCAATCGCTCGAAGAGCCCGGGCAGATTGCTCGTGTGCACGCTCGTCAGAGGTTCGCTATCTATCTCGGACGCATGATCCGCGGGCTGGTGAGAATTTTTGTCCATCGTGACGCTCGTTTGCCTCGGCCTAGCTGTTTGCGGAGCGTAATTTCTTAAACGCGGTTGAAGCCGCCGGCTACAACGCCCCTTGACTATTCATGAAATTGCCAAAAAGGTAAAGGAAGTACTACGCCGCCAACCACGAAGTGTGCGCCTGCGCGTAACGCGCGTGCCGCGGCGTTATCGCATGCGGAAGTACGACATCCCGACGGACCGCTGACGCTTCGCGCCTTAGGGCGGATTACGTCCGTGTAATGCGCCCACTTGGCAACGATAGTCTATGTCGATCGGTGCAATGAGTACTCTGAATCGCGCTAGGGCGCGACCTCGTTATAGCTGGACGCTGCGTCGCCCACCTTAACCTCATCATAATAGATCGTTCGTTTATTGGCGTCAGTCGCGCCCGAGCGGCTCTTCCACCCCGGGATGTAAATGCCGACTTTCATGTAAGGGCCGAGCGCGTCGTTGTAGCAGTTAGGTCCCTGGTAGTTAACGATCATGCTGCCGTTCTTCCATATCTCGAGCAGTCCGTCGCTTTGAAAAGAAAAATCGACATGGATCACCCAATCGGTATATTGACCGTTGTTTAGACTGCCCGCGCTGAAGATCTGGCGACCCTCGGTCGAAGCAGTGGTCATGGCGTTCGCATCGTAGTTAACATGGATATTGTAGCCGCTCGAGTTGGCTCTCAGGAGTAACGGCTGTCTGCCGCCCTGATCCCCGGCATCGGGGCGCTTGTGTAGCTGCATGGTGAAAAAACCGGCGTCCCCTGCACTCGGTATCTGGTTGCTGAAACCGATCCAGTATTCCTTGCCGATGTCGAAACTTGGCCGTTGCAGACGAAGCTCGGTGCGCCACGGGACTCTGTCCATTAGCCGGTCGAGTTTAAGCTCCGCCGCATAGTTGCCGCTCCGGATCGGCGAGTTGACGATCGTTGCGGTGTTATTGCCGGACGGTCGCCAGCCGGAAAAAGACTGTTCGTCGAATTTGTCGCTGAAAAGAATTTCGGCATTTGCCGAAGAGGCCAGACTCAACGCGCTGGCGAGTAATATTAAGAACTGAGTTTTAATTGGAATCACCCCAACAATGTAGCTCACCGAGAAAGCGCCACTAAGCGTAGCTGGCACTGATGAAGACCGCGTGTTCCGGCAAGTCCTTATGCTTTCATCCGTATCGGCAATACGCCCAGCAGTTACCGTGGCGCGGGCAACACGCCACCGTGCCCGAAGTTCAGGCATCAAAACTAAGCCCAGCTTGATGTGCCGACCCTACTGCGGATGTTATTGATGGGTTCCCGTTATGTCGGGATAACGCAGGTCGCTGCGGAAATTACCATGCTTTGTTTACGGTTGCATGACTAATCTCCCTGTGCGCGGATTCCGTGCCTTGAAGACCCTCTCGCTCAATGCCGAGAGGACGATATCGGACTGGATGCTCTCGCGTTCCCTACGTCGACTTCTATCATGCTCTCTCCCACAGATCCGTCGCCTCGTTCTCACACGAGAGAGCTTACGCCCCACGAACGTGTCGATTGCTTACGGATACGAACATTCGCCGGTGAGAATCGACCTTTGCCGCACAGCAGCGATTGAAGGCCTGAATACCTTTGCGAAAGCTGGTAACGCCT is a window encoding:
- a CDS encoding heparin lyase I family protein, giving the protein MPELRARWRVARATVTAGRIADTDESIRTCRNTRSSSVPATLSGAFSVSYIVGVIPIKTQFLILLASALSLASSANAEILFSDKFDEQSFSGWRPSGNNTATIVNSPIRSGNYAAELKLDRLMDRVPWRTELRLQRPSFDIGKEYWIGFSNQIPSAGDAGFFTMQLHKRPDAGDQGGRQPLLLRANSSGYNIHVNYDANAMTTASTEGRQIFSAGSLNNGQYTDWVIHVDFSFQSDGLLEIWKNGSMIVNYQGPNCYNDALGPYMKVGIYIPGWKSRSGATDANKRTIYYDEVKVGDAASSYNEVAP